DNA sequence from the Cohnella herbarum genome:
ACGCGAGCGCGGACTTGACCCGGAAGCTGGCGCAGCTGTCGGGAATCGGATTGCAAGACAAGCAGCCCGGCAAACTGACTTCCGTCGAATTATCCGATCTTCAGGAAGTTCATCAGCGCTATTTGAACACGATATCCTCTGCCGATAAGTTGGATAATAAAGCAACCGAAGATGGAAAAACGATCGTAGAGGCGCTGAACTCCGCTATTCTGTCGATGGCGGAATATAATCGTAAACCTTCTCGGTATCAATTATGGAGCGTCCAATCGGCAGCGATGAAAGCACTGTTGGCGGATCGGCATATGCGTTCCGTTTTGCAGCCGGAATAGAGGAATAAACGGATCAATCCCGGATAACGGGACTTTAGAACGGGACAGCCTGCAACCTTGGGGCTGTCTTTGTTTTATGCATTGTGTCGCTTGTCCGGGAAACGTATAATGAAAAGACGGGTGTCAAAAAATGGTGGGAGACGGGGAAATATGAAGAAAAACGGATGGATTTTATTGCTGTTCATTTTCTTGGGATTGCTTGCCGGAGCATTGGTAGCCGTATGGCTAAAGGAGGTTCCGGGGCTCACCTTTTTGACTCGTGCGATTAAAGTCAACTGGTCTCCGGCGGCGGATTTGTCGGTGATCCAGTACAGCTTGAATTTAAACGTTAACTTTAGCCTCTTAAGCGTGATAGGAGCAATCGTCGCGATATGGCTATATCGCAAAATGTAATGCGAAAGGAAGATTTACGTATGCTTTCCGGATCGACAGATCGCTTCAATCTTATCCTTGCTTCCGCTTCGCCGCGCAGGCAAGAATTAATAGCATTGCTGGGGTTGCCCGTACGGGTAGTGCCAAGCCGGGTCGACGAAGATACGCCGGAGGACTGGTCTCCAGAGCAGATCGTAGAGGGACTTTCCTTACGCAAGGCGAATGCCGTAAAAGAACAATTAACCGAATCGGTAGATGAATCGTCTATTATTGTAGGCAGCGATACGATTGTTGTTTTGAATGGCAAGGCGATGGGAAAACCTAGAGACGAGCAAGATGCAAGGGAGATGCTTGAGCAGCTTTCCGGTCAGGTGCACGAAGTATATACCGGAGTGTCTTGCATTCGAATTTTCGACGGGAAGACGGCTACCGCGCACCGCGTGACGAGAGTCAAGATGAGAAGCTTGACCGGCGAACAAATCTCAAGGTACGTCGCAACAGGCGAGCCGTTGGACAAGGCCGGCTCTTATGGCATCCAAGAGATCGGTTCGTTGCTGATCGATTCTATCGAAGGCGATTATTTCAATGTCGTCGGTTTGCCCGTTTCTCTGCTAGCCGTCATGTTGGAGCCATTCGGGATCACCTTGCCTTGAACCTTGAAGTATGAAGCCACTTCCGCGGCCGACGCGGCATTCGAAAGCAGGTTATCGCCGTGGAACAACGATCCTTCCGTTTGCGCGAGATTCCGTCAGAGGAACGACCGCGGGAACGCATGCAGCAGTTCGGAGCAGAGGCGCTCAGCCATGCGGAATTACTCGCGATTCTTCTCCGTACGGGTACTTCCAATGAGTCCGCGATTCACTTAGCTCAACGCATATTAAATGAATGCGGCGGATTACGCAAGCTGGCGGAGACGAAGTGGGACGAGCTGACGCAAATTCACGGGATCGGTCCCGCGAAGGCGCTTCAGCTTCAAGCCTCTCTTGAGTTCGGACGGCGCGTTGCCCGCTCCAGATTGCCGGAAACGGTCAAGATTACTTGTCCGCAAGATGCGGCGGATCTTCTGATGGAAGAGCTCAGACATCACAAGGAGGAGCATTTCGTCTGTTTGTTTCTCAATACCAAGAATCAAGTTATTGGCCGTCAGACGTTGTCTATCGGCAGCTTGAACGCTTCCATCGTCCATCCGAGAGAAGTGTTCAAAGCGGCCATTAGGCGCAGCAGCGCCTCGATTCTGTGCGCTCATAATCACCCGAGCGGCGATCCAACGCCGAGCGCAGAGGACCTTCAGCTAACGAAGCGGTTGGGAGAAGCCGGACAATTGATGGGAATCGAACTTCTCGATCATTTGGTAATCGGTGACAATCGCTTTATAAGTTTGAAGGAGATGGGTTGCTTGTAATATAATAAAGAGGATTGTCCCGACGACTGATACGCAGTTTGGAGCGTCAACAAGAGCAGTCGCGGTCAAAGCAGGAGGTAGCGGAATGGTTGGAGGATTTACGCGGGATCTAGGTATCGATCTTGGAACCGCAAATACGTTGGTTTATATCAAAGGCAGGGGAATCGTCGTCAGAGAACCGTCAGTGGTCGCTCTGCGTACTGATACAAAAAAAATCGTGGCGGTCGGTTCGGACGCCAAAAAAATGATCGGCCGGACGCCGGGGAACATCGTAGCGATTCGCCCGATGAAAGACGGAGTTATCGCCGATTTCGAGACGACGGCTACGATGATTAAGTATTTTATTCGCCGCGCGCAGAAACCGCGGACGTTGTTTCCGCGCCATCCTAACGTCATGGTCTGCGTACCGTCCGGAATTACGCCCGTTGAACGACGCGCGGTAGAGGATGCGACCAAGCAAGCGGGAGCGCGCGAGGCCTATATTATCGAAGAACCGTTCGCAGCGGCGATCGGCGCGGATTTGCCGGTATGGGAACCAATGGGAAGCATGGTTGTCGACATCGGAGGCGGAACAACGGAAGTCGCGGTCATCTCGCTCGGAGGAATCGTAACCAGCAAATCGATTCGCGTCGCGGGCGATGAAATGGATGATGCGATTATCGCCTACATTAAACGCCTGTACAATCTCATGATCGGCGAGAGAACGTCCGAACAACTGAAGATGGAGATCGGTTCGGCGATGCCGCTCGATAAAGTCGAATCCATCGAAATCCGCGGGCGGGACCTCGTCAGCGGTTTGCCTAAGACGCTGGCCATTACTTCCGATGAGATCACGGAAGCGTTATCCGATACGGTCAATTCGATTATCGATGCTGTCAAAGTTACGCTTGAGAAGTGTCCTCCGGAACTGTCGGCGGATATTATGGACCGGGGAATCGTATTGACGGGCGGCGGGGCGTTGCTTCGCAACCTGGACAAGATGCTTGCGCGCGAAACGGGCATGCCTGTACTCGTTGCGGAGAACCCTTTAGATTGCGTAGCGATCGGAACCGGCAGGGCGCTTGAGAATATTCATCTCTTCAAGTCCAAAGGCGGGTCATCCCGGTCCGGCCGCTAAGTTAATAACGATATGGAGAAGTTAGGTACATCCAGCCTTCTCTGAAGGAGAGCAGGTGAGCGGGATCTTTCGATTATTGCGCAATAAGCGTTTGTTTATCCTTATGATCGGGCTCATCGTATTCATCGCCCTCATGGGATTTACGTTAGGCCGGAATCGCTTGACCTGGCCGGAGAAATTCCTCAATGATGCCTTTGGGATTACGCAAGGAACATTGTACCAGCCGGTCGGCGCGGTCGCGGATTTCTTCCGCGACCTCGGCCGGCTTTCCGATGTGTATAAGGAAAATGAGCAATTTCGCCAAACGGTTGCTCAATACACGCAGGATCAAATAAAATTTAATTTGCTAGAGGCGGAGAACAAGCGGCTTAAAGAAGACTTGAATTTTACCGAGCAACAGAAAAACATGGACAACTATCGTTACCTAATCGCGCAAGTGGTTGGAACCAATTCCAATCCTTACGAGAAAACCATTACGATTAACCTTGGCAGCAAGGACGGCATTAAACCCGAAATGG
Encoded proteins:
- a CDS encoding DUF4321 domain-containing protein, translated to MKKNGWILLLFIFLGLLAGALVAVWLKEVPGLTFLTRAIKVNWSPAADLSVIQYSLNLNVNFSLLSVIGAIVAIWLYRKM
- a CDS encoding Maf family protein, whose product is MLSGSTDRFNLILASASPRRQELIALLGLPVRVVPSRVDEDTPEDWSPEQIVEGLSLRKANAVKEQLTESVDESSIIVGSDTIVVLNGKAMGKPRDEQDAREMLEQLSGQVHEVYTGVSCIRIFDGKTATAHRVTRVKMRSLTGEQISRYVATGEPLDKAGSYGIQEIGSLLIDSIEGDYFNVVGLPVSLLAVMLEPFGITLP
- the radC gene encoding RadC family protein codes for the protein MEQRSFRLREIPSEERPRERMQQFGAEALSHAELLAILLRTGTSNESAIHLAQRILNECGGLRKLAETKWDELTQIHGIGPAKALQLQASLEFGRRVARSRLPETVKITCPQDAADLLMEELRHHKEEHFVCLFLNTKNQVIGRQTLSIGSLNASIVHPREVFKAAIRRSSASILCAHNHPSGDPTPSAEDLQLTKRLGEAGQLMGIELLDHLVIGDNRFISLKEMGCL
- a CDS encoding rod shape-determining protein; protein product: MVGGFTRDLGIDLGTANTLVYIKGRGIVVREPSVVALRTDTKKIVAVGSDAKKMIGRTPGNIVAIRPMKDGVIADFETTATMIKYFIRRAQKPRTLFPRHPNVMVCVPSGITPVERRAVEDATKQAGAREAYIIEEPFAAAIGADLPVWEPMGSMVVDIGGGTTEVAVISLGGIVTSKSIRVAGDEMDDAIIAYIKRLYNLMIGERTSEQLKMEIGSAMPLDKVESIEIRGRDLVSGLPKTLAITSDEITEALSDTVNSIIDAVKVTLEKCPPELSADIMDRGIVLTGGGALLRNLDKMLARETGMPVLVAENPLDCVAIGTGRALENIHLFKSKGGSSRSGR
- the mreC gene encoding rod shape-determining protein MreC — protein: MSGIFRLLRNKRLFILMIGLIVFIALMGFTLGRNRLTWPEKFLNDAFGITQGTLYQPVGAVADFFRDLGRLSDVYKENEQFRQTVAQYTQDQIKFNLLEAENKRLKEDLNFTEQQKNMDNYRYLIAQVVGTNSNPYEKTITINLGSKDGIKPEMAVRTVEGLVGMVSKVKNFTSTVTLITNLDPNSSRGTPVSATFLGKPDSFGILEYDDETKNLQMTKIDENDKPADGDKVITSGVGSLFPKGIIIGTVESSQVGDFGLTYTAIIKPATNFDHLREVFVVVVPEVEEP